From the genome of Halomonas sp. 1513, one region includes:
- a CDS encoding phosphate ABC transporter, permease protein PstA: MKQWYKSGAPWIWLNAGAVAISVIMVVGLIGLIAVRGLSHFWPAEIVEFQVGDPELGLGQMVVGEHVRSQTIPVQVARDAGITVPPELGEGDLVTRHLIKQGNRDVTGRDFAWYPELQMSEWQTPPDAMVLERREWGDFFGYPLRLLEDGEVVAEGEGLWDALQERIARGNDLFREIRRIERRDVGLISERMEELRLQQRGLQRDPDIAPEALADALERIESEGASLQAEFQVLREELDVLRQASRRDVLVASVAGGEEVEINVGEIVRAVQPNSLSPGAKAAAYVQQFWAFVSGEPREANTAGGIFPAIFGTVTMVLLMSLLVSPFGVLAAIYLREYAKQGPLLKLIRISVYNLAGVPSIVYGVFGLGFFVYTLGGSLDELFYSDRLPSPTFGSPALIWASLTLALLTLPVVIVSTEEGLARIPSSVRQGSLALGATKSETLWKVVVPLATPAMMTGMILAIARAAGEVAPLMLVGVVKLAPTLPVDGSFPFVHLDRQIMHLGFHIYDVGFQSPNVEAARPLVYATALVLVILIIVLNMTAISIRNRLRERYRAASD, from the coding sequence ATGAAACAATGGTACAAGAGCGGCGCCCCCTGGATCTGGCTGAATGCCGGCGCTGTCGCGATCTCCGTGATCATGGTCGTGGGCCTGATTGGCCTGATCGCCGTGCGCGGCCTCAGCCACTTCTGGCCGGCCGAGATCGTCGAGTTTCAGGTCGGTGACCCTGAGCTGGGGTTGGGCCAGATGGTGGTCGGCGAGCACGTGCGCTCCCAGACCATTCCGGTACAGGTGGCGCGGGATGCCGGTATCACCGTGCCGCCGGAACTGGGCGAGGGCGACCTGGTGACTCGCCACCTGATCAAGCAGGGCAATCGCGACGTCACCGGACGCGACTTTGCCTGGTATCCCGAACTGCAGATGAGCGAATGGCAGACGCCCCCCGACGCCATGGTGCTGGAGCGTCGCGAGTGGGGGGACTTCTTCGGCTATCCGCTGCGCCTCCTCGAAGATGGCGAGGTGGTCGCCGAGGGGGAGGGGCTGTGGGACGCGCTGCAGGAACGCATCGCCCGCGGCAATGACCTGTTTCGCGAGATCCGTCGCATCGAGCGCCGCGACGTGGGGCTGATCAGCGAGCGCATGGAGGAGCTGCGCCTGCAGCAGCGCGGCCTGCAGCGTGATCCGGATATCGCGCCGGAGGCACTCGCCGATGCGCTGGAGCGCATCGAGAGCGAAGGCGCCTCGCTGCAGGCGGAGTTCCAGGTGTTGCGCGAGGAGCTCGATGTACTGCGACAGGCGAGCCGCCGGGACGTGCTGGTGGCCAGCGTGGCCGGTGGCGAGGAGGTCGAGATCAATGTCGGCGAGATCGTGCGCGCGGTGCAGCCCAACAGCCTTAGCCCTGGCGCCAAGGCGGCGGCCTATGTGCAGCAGTTCTGGGCCTTCGTCAGCGGTGAGCCCCGCGAGGCGAATACCGCCGGCGGCATCTTCCCGGCGATCTTCGGCACCGTGACCATGGTGCTGCTGATGTCGCTGCTCGTCAGTCCCTTCGGCGTACTGGCGGCCATCTACCTGCGCGAGTACGCCAAGCAGGGGCCGCTACTCAAGTTGATCCGGATCTCGGTCTACAACCTCGCCGGGGTGCCCTCCATCGTCTACGGGGTGTTCGGCCTGGGCTTCTTCGTCTACACCCTGGGCGGCTCCCTCGATGAGCTGTTCTATTCCGACCGCCTGCCGTCGCCCACCTTCGGCTCGCCGGCGCTGATCTGGGCCTCGCTGACCCTGGCGCTGCTGACCCTGCCGGTGGTGATCGTCTCCACCGAGGAGGGCCTGGCGCGGATTCCCTCCTCGGTGCGCCAGGGCAGCCTGGCGCTGGGGGCGACCAAGTCCGAGACGCTGTGGAAGGTGGTGGTACCGCTGGCCACCCCGGCGATGATGACCGGCATGATCCTGGCCATCGCCCGGGCGGCGGGCGAGGTGGCGCCGCTGATGCTGGTGGGCGTGGTCAAGCTGGCGCCGACGCTGCCGGTGGATGGCAGCTTCCCCTTCGTGCACCTGGATCGCCAGATCATGCACCTGGGCTTCCATATCTACGACGTCGGCTTCCAGAGCCCCAACGTCGAAGCCGCGCGGCCGCTGGTCTATGCCACGGCACTGGTGCTGGTGATCCTGATCATCGTGCTCAACATGACCGCCATCAGCATCCGTAACCGGCTGCGCGAACGCTACCGCGCCGCGTCCGATTGA
- a CDS encoding phosphate-binding protein, translating to MKLKVLAAAVIGASLISTHAMADVDPELPEYETVSGISGNMISIGSDTLNNLMTLWAEEFASFYPNVNIQIQGAGSGTAPTALTEGTAQFGPMSREMRSSEIQEFEERFGYPPTMVPVAIDALAVYVNQDNPIESLTIPQIDAIFSDTRRCGYDEDITRWGQLGLDGNWENRDFTLYSRNAVSGTYGFFAENALCGGDFKASINEQPGSASVVQGVSESVNGIGYSGIGYITSQVRAVPVARDEGEEAYSVDNENYPLARYLMVYVNKHPNEDLDPQQAEFLRMILSRQGQEVTHRDGYIPLPEAVASRVRGELGLD from the coding sequence ATGAAACTCAAGGTTCTGGCTGCTGCCGTCATCGGCGCCTCCTTAATCTCGACCCACGCCATGGCAGATGTCGATCCCGAACTGCCCGAGTACGAAACCGTCAGCGGTATCTCCGGCAACATGATCAGTATCGGTTCCGATACCCTGAACAACCTGATGACGCTGTGGGCCGAAGAGTTCGCTAGCTTCTATCCCAACGTCAACATCCAGATCCAGGGCGCCGGCTCCGGCACCGCGCCGACCGCGCTGACCGAGGGCACCGCCCAGTTCGGTCCGATGAGCCGCGAGATGCGCTCTTCCGAGATCCAGGAGTTCGAAGAGCGCTTTGGCTATCCGCCGACCATGGTGCCGGTGGCCATCGACGCCCTGGCGGTCTACGTCAACCAGGACAACCCCATCGAGAGCCTGACCATCCCGCAGATCGACGCGATCTTCTCCGATACCCGCCGCTGCGGCTACGACGAGGACATCACGCGCTGGGGCCAGCTGGGGCTGGACGGCAACTGGGAGAACCGCGATTTCACCCTCTATAGCCGCAATGCCGTTTCCGGCACCTACGGCTTCTTCGCCGAGAATGCCCTGTGCGGCGGCGACTTCAAGGCCTCGATCAACGAGCAGCCGGGCTCCGCCTCGGTGGTGCAGGGCGTCAGCGAGTCGGTCAACGGCATCGGCTACTCCGGCATCGGCTACATCACCTCCCAGGTGCGTGCCGTGCCGGTAGCACGTGACGAGGGTGAAGAAGCCTATAGCGTGGACAACGAGAACTACCCGCTGGCGCGCTATCTGATGGTCTACGTCAACAAGCACCCCAACGAGGACCTGGATCCGCAGCAGGCCGAGTTCCTGCGCATGATCCTGTCGCGTCAGGGCCAGGAAGTCACCCATCGTGACGGCTACATCCCGCTGCCCGAGGCGGTGGCCAGCCGCGTGCGCGGTGAGCTGGGCCTCGACTGA
- a CDS encoding beta-ketoacyl-ACP synthase III, with translation MTSAVITGSGLFTPSQAIDNDALVAAFNRWVDAENALHAEAIAAGEREPLQHSSSEFIVKASGIHSRYVLDAEGILDPERMRPRLPQRGNDEPSIQCEMGLSAAQQALDAAGVEAAEIDLLIVACSNLERPYPAVAVELQAALGSGGYAFDMNVACSSATFAIDMANNAIRAGSIRRALVVNPEICSAHLNFRDRDSHFIFGDACTAVVVESAEVARSERRFEILGTRLTTRFSNAIRNNAGFLNRVTDSDPQALDKLFIQEGRRVFKEVCPMVAALISEHLESLGLAGTTPARLWLHQANRHMNDLIARRVLGREPSETEAPVILDRYANTSSAGSIIAFHLHRDDLQAGELGVVCSFGAGYSAGSVVVRRL, from the coding sequence ATGACCTCAGCCGTGATCACCGGCAGCGGCCTTTTCACCCCCAGCCAGGCGATCGACAACGATGCCCTGGTGGCGGCCTTCAATCGCTGGGTGGACGCCGAGAACGCGCTACATGCCGAGGCCATTGCCGCCGGCGAGCGCGAGCCGCTGCAGCACTCGAGCAGCGAATTCATCGTCAAGGCCTCGGGGATCCACAGCCGCTATGTGCTCGACGCCGAGGGCATCCTCGACCCCGAGCGGATGCGTCCCAGGCTGCCTCAGCGCGGCAACGACGAGCCCTCCATCCAGTGCGAGATGGGTCTTTCCGCCGCGCAGCAGGCGCTCGACGCCGCCGGCGTCGAAGCCGCCGAGATCGACCTGCTGATCGTTGCCTGCTCCAATCTCGAGCGGCCTTACCCGGCAGTGGCGGTGGAGCTGCAGGCGGCGCTGGGCAGCGGCGGCTACGCCTTCGACATGAACGTGGCCTGCAGCTCGGCGACCTTCGCCATCGACATGGCCAATAACGCCATCCGTGCCGGCAGCATCCGTCGCGCGCTGGTGGTCAATCCCGAGATCTGCTCGGCGCACCTCAACTTCCGCGATCGCGACAGCCACTTCATCTTCGGCGATGCCTGCACCGCGGTGGTGGTCGAGTCCGCCGAGGTGGCGCGCAGCGAGCGGCGCTTCGAGATCCTCGGCACGCGGCTGACCACGCGCTTCTCCAATGCGATTCGCAACAATGCCGGCTTCCTCAACCGGGTCACCGACAGCGACCCGCAGGCACTGGACAAGCTGTTCATCCAGGAGGGGCGGCGAGTGTTCAAGGAGGTCTGCCCGATGGTGGCAGCGCTGATCAGCGAGCACCTCGAGAGCCTGGGGCTGGCCGGCACCACCCCGGCCAGGCTTTGGCTGCACCAGGCCAACCGGCATATGAATGACCTGATCGCGCGGCGCGTGCTGGGCCGCGAGCCCAGCGAGACCGAGGCGCCGGTGATCCTCGATCGCTACGCCAATACCAGCTCGGCCGGCTCGATCATCGCCTTCCATCTGCATCGCGACGACCTGCAGGCCGGTGAGCTGGGGGTGGTGTGTTCGTTCGGGGCCGGCTACAGTGCCGGCAGCGTGGTGGTACGCAGGCTGTAA
- a CDS encoding serine/threonine protein phosphatase → MASEKRLIGVIDRPGAERDALADMIAKGHFAVVAVADPEELPDHTLLAVAHVRAVPPTQWAALSVRLPTLVVSDERLDAELIKAVDVGLVDYIVEPLRHGDVLRRMIDKVIDNHRLAREHERDRLRLADLNEHLETHLAMLRLDQQAGGHIQRKLLPHRPLTLNGVSCDYWLAPSLYLSGDFLDFHRFDERYSVFYFADVSGHGASSAFVTVLLKYLCNHWLAEWDGDNPEQLPARWLRALNSELLDAGIGKHATLFVGVIDRQRRYLHYSLGAQLPMPMLVSGGRLRLLDGEGMPVGLFPGVEYPTLGCELAQNFRLWLCSDGVLECLPGDGLDSRLKELERLVQTSDDVAALRGKLSLGDVPENDDDAVDGRAPGHDELPDDLTIMTLSGFDDDDA, encoded by the coding sequence ATGGCCAGTGAAAAGCGCTTGATTGGCGTCATCGACCGTCCAGGGGCGGAGCGTGATGCGCTGGCCGACATGATTGCCAAGGGGCACTTTGCGGTCGTTGCCGTCGCCGACCCGGAGGAGCTCCCCGACCATACCCTGCTGGCGGTAGCGCATGTGCGCGCCGTGCCACCCACCCAGTGGGCGGCGCTCTCGGTGCGTCTGCCGACGCTGGTGGTCAGCGACGAGCGGTTGGACGCCGAATTGATCAAGGCGGTGGATGTCGGCCTGGTCGACTACATCGTCGAGCCGCTGCGGCATGGCGACGTGCTGCGGAGGATGATCGACAAGGTGATCGACAACCACCGTCTGGCGCGGGAGCATGAGCGCGACCGCCTGCGGCTCGCCGATCTCAATGAACACCTCGAGACGCACCTGGCAATGCTGCGTCTCGACCAGCAGGCCGGTGGTCATATTCAGCGCAAGCTGCTGCCGCATCGCCCGCTGACCCTCAATGGCGTCAGCTGCGACTACTGGCTGGCGCCATCGCTCTACCTGTCCGGCGACTTCCTGGACTTCCATCGCTTCGACGAGCGCTACAGCGTGTTCTACTTTGCCGATGTCTCGGGGCACGGCGCTTCCTCGGCGTTCGTCACGGTGCTGCTCAAGTACCTCTGCAATCACTGGTTGGCGGAGTGGGATGGTGACAACCCGGAGCAGCTGCCGGCGCGCTGGTTGAGGGCGCTCAACAGCGAGTTGCTGGATGCCGGCATCGGCAAGCATGCGACCCTGTTCGTCGGGGTGATTGACCGCCAGCGTCGCTACCTGCACTATTCTCTCGGTGCCCAGTTGCCGATGCCGATGCTGGTCAGCGGCGGTCGGCTGCGTCTGCTCGACGGCGAAGGCATGCCGGTGGGCTTGTTTCCGGGCGTGGAATACCCCACGCTAGGTTGCGAGCTCGCACAGAACTTCCGACTCTGGTTATGTTCGGATGGGGTATTGGAGTGCTTGCCCGGTGACGGGCTCGATAGTCGGCTCAAGGAACTCGAGCGTCTGGTGCAGACCAGTGATGATGTGGCTGCACTGAGGGGGAAGCTGTCGCTGGGTGACGTGCCGGAAAACGACGACGATGCCGTTGACGGGCGTGCCCCGGGTCATGATGAGCTTCCGGATGACCTGACGATCATGACGTTGAGCGGATTTGACGATGATGATGCATGA
- a CDS encoding anti-anti-sigma factor: MMMHEGRLKAAFDSGVFVLKLCGDVRLTLCATLDDQVQRLAETPGLKAVMIDLRDTSNVDSTALGFLAKVAMAVQGKVEQPPTIVADHPDVQRMLDVMGFSHYFTLVEAPLSEPRELDELPQIEADEADLQQRILEAHRILMRMNEHNRSEFQPLVELLEAQQLERDTEPLK; this comes from the coding sequence ATGATGATGCATGAGGGGCGACTGAAGGCGGCGTTCGATTCCGGTGTCTTCGTGCTCAAGCTATGTGGTGATGTGCGCCTGACGCTATGTGCAACCCTGGACGATCAAGTCCAGCGGCTGGCAGAGACACCTGGGCTCAAGGCGGTGATGATCGACCTGCGCGATACCAGCAACGTCGATTCTACCGCGCTGGGCTTTCTCGCCAAGGTGGCCATGGCGGTGCAGGGCAAGGTCGAACAACCACCGACGATTGTCGCCGACCATCCCGACGTGCAGCGCATGCTCGATGTGATGGGCTTCTCCCACTATTTTACTTTGGTCGAGGCGCCGCTCAGCGAGCCGCGTGAGCTCGACGAGTTGCCGCAGATCGAGGCCGACGAGGCCGATCTCCAGCAGCGTATCCTCGAGGCGCACCGTATCCTGATGCGCATGAACGAGCACAATCGCTCGGAATTCCAGCCGCTGGTGGAGCTACTCGAAGCCCAGCAGCTAGAGCGCGACACCGAGCCGCTCAAGTGA
- a CDS encoding Bcr/CflA family drug resistance efflux transporter, with translation MTLDARRVALLVAANTALAPFAIDAYLPAMSRLAASVGASIHRTELSISVFLFGFAFGQLVFGPLSDRLGRKPVLIGGLVVFMLASLMITSVGSLSELLVWRFVQALGGGACVVNSAAIVRDCFSGRQAASVMSTMAMIMMLAPLVAPVVGSGLLYLADWWLIFVFLAAYAAFLIWLLSTQLPETRDPSLPAASPRQVLANYASVLRHRQGMGYICAVAASFAGLFAFVTFSPFLYLEYFGLSPAMYPLVFGVNVVVIALSNWVNIRLLRGKRTPQQNMYLGLGIQLGAATALVAVTVLGLDSLYTLVPLIMIYAGMVGLITPNAMSSLLDHFGHISATATAVMGGIKFGAAGLAGVMVSAFEIENLWPMVLTMLGVSIFGNVALRWLVGGRADA, from the coding sequence GTGACGCTCGATGCTCGTCGCGTGGCGCTGCTGGTGGCGGCGAATACCGCGCTGGCCCCATTTGCCATTGACGCCTATCTGCCGGCGATGTCGCGGCTGGCGGCGTCGGTGGGGGCCAGCATTCACCGTACCGAACTGTCGATCAGCGTGTTCCTGTTCGGCTTTGCGTTTGGCCAGTTGGTGTTTGGGCCGCTCTCCGACCGCCTGGGTCGCAAGCCGGTGCTGATCGGCGGTCTGGTGGTATTCATGCTGGCCAGCCTGATGATCACCAGCGTGGGGTCGCTCTCTGAACTGCTGGTCTGGCGTTTCGTTCAGGCGCTGGGCGGCGGCGCCTGCGTGGTCAACTCGGCGGCCATCGTGCGCGACTGCTTCAGCGGCCGCCAGGCGGCCAGCGTGATGTCGACCATGGCGATGATCATGATGCTGGCGCCGCTGGTGGCACCGGTGGTGGGCAGTGGGCTGCTGTATCTCGCCGACTGGTGGCTGATCTTCGTGTTCCTGGCGGCCTACGCGGCGTTTCTGATCTGGCTGCTCAGCACTCAGCTACCCGAGACCCGCGATCCCAGTCTACCGGCGGCCAGCCCGCGCCAGGTGCTGGCCAACTATGCCAGCGTGCTGCGTCATCGCCAGGGCATGGGCTATATCTGTGCGGTGGCGGCCTCGTTTGCCGGGCTGTTCGCCTTCGTGACCTTCTCGCCGTTTCTGTATCTCGAGTACTTTGGCCTGTCGCCGGCGATGTACCCGCTGGTGTTCGGTGTCAACGTGGTGGTGATCGCGCTCTCCAACTGGGTCAATATCCGCCTGCTGCGCGGCAAGCGCACCCCGCAGCAGAACATGTACCTGGGCCTGGGCATTCAGCTGGGCGCGGCCACCGCGCTGGTCGCGGTCACCGTGTTGGGGCTCGATTCGCTGTATACCCTGGTGCCGCTGATCATGATCTATGCCGGCATGGTCGGGCTGATCACCCCCAATGCCATGTCGTCGCTGCTCGACCACTTCGGCCATATCAGCGCCACGGCGACCGCGGTGATGGGCGGCATCAAGTTCGGTGCCGCGGGTCTCGCCGGGGTGATGGTCAGCGCCTTCGAGATCGAGAACCTGTGGCCGATGGTGCTGACCATGCTCGGGGTGTCGATCTTCGGCAATGTCGCGCTGCGCTGGCTGGTGGGAGGCCGCGCGGATGCCTGA
- a CDS encoding ABC transporter, with the protein MRLATVLMLALVLAGCAGAQTIEERNPDDPWEGFNRRVFVFNDALDRTVLRPVARGYDTVTPQPVQTGVSNFFSNLGEPRTALNSLLQGKPGNAGIAATRFLINTTVGIGGLWDFATHMEITGRDEDFGQTLAVWGWEESRYLMLPLLGPSTLRDAGGLPADMLTYPLYYLDDAELEIALTALRVVDMRAGLLDLEEMIRGDRYSFIRDSYLQQRRFEISDGELGDDPFASDDFDFDFDDDDFADDDFAD; encoded by the coding sequence ATGCGCCTGGCAACGGTGCTGATGCTGGCGCTGGTACTGGCCGGCTGTGCAGGCGCTCAGACCATCGAGGAGCGCAACCCGGATGACCCCTGGGAGGGCTTCAATCGCCGGGTGTTCGTGTTCAACGATGCCCTCGACCGCACCGTGCTGCGCCCCGTGGCGCGGGGGTACGACACCGTGACCCCGCAGCCGGTACAGACCGGCGTCAGCAACTTCTTCTCCAACCTCGGCGAGCCGCGCACCGCGCTCAACAGCCTGCTGCAGGGCAAGCCGGGCAATGCCGGCATCGCTGCAACGCGCTTCTTGATCAATACCACGGTAGGTATCGGCGGGCTGTGGGATTTTGCGACGCACATGGAGATCACCGGGCGCGACGAGGACTTCGGACAGACCCTGGCCGTGTGGGGATGGGAGGAGTCGCGTTACTTAATGCTGCCTTTGCTGGGCCCGAGCACGCTGCGCGATGCCGGTGGTCTGCCAGCGGATATGCTGACCTACCCGCTCTACTACCTGGATGATGCAGAACTCGAAATTGCGCTGACGGCGCTGCGGGTCGTTGATATGCGTGCTGGCCTGCTGGACCTCGAGGAGATGATTCGCGGCGACCGCTACAGCTTCATCCGCGACTCCTACCTGCAGCAGCGCCGCTTCGAGATCAGCGACGGGGAGTTGGGTGATGATCCCTTCGCCAGCGACGACTTCGATTTCGACTTCGATGATGACGACTTCGCCGATGACGACTTCGCCGACTGA
- a CDS encoding transaldolase: protein MDQDKLSQLKSMTTVVADSGDIEAIRRFSPTDATTNPSLILQAAQQPERRARLAELARQSVDIDDALDAVAVEIGSEISALVPGYVSTEVSARLSFDTDATLDRAHSLIERYAKYGVGRERILIKVASTWEGIRAAEQLERDGIHTNLTLLFSFTQAQACADAGVTLISPFVGRILDWHKAQQPDADFSGDNDPGVRSVKAIYEHYKGHGYKTIVMGASFRNSGEIEALAGCDRLTISPKLLEELAADRGPLSRRLVPLDAETSAPEPHDEAEFRWAMNEDAMATEKLAEGIRKFMDDQRKLEKLLGELRC, encoded by the coding sequence ATGGATCAGGATAAACTGTCACAGCTAAAGAGCATGACCACGGTCGTCGCCGATAGCGGCGATATCGAAGCGATTCGCCGCTTCAGCCCTACCGATGCCACCACCAACCCGTCGCTGATTCTGCAGGCTGCCCAGCAGCCCGAGCGCCGCGCCCGGCTGGCCGAACTGGCCCGCCAGAGCGTCGATATCGATGACGCCCTGGACGCCGTGGCGGTGGAAATTGGCAGCGAAATCAGCGCCCTGGTGCCGGGCTACGTCTCCACCGAGGTCAGCGCGCGGCTCTCCTTCGACACCGATGCCACCCTGGATCGCGCCCACTCGCTGATCGAGCGCTATGCGAAATACGGCGTCGGCCGTGAGCGGATCCTGATCAAGGTCGCCTCCACCTGGGAAGGCATCCGCGCCGCCGAGCAGCTGGAGCGCGACGGCATCCATACCAACCTGACCCTGCTGTTCAGCTTTACCCAGGCCCAGGCCTGCGCCGATGCCGGGGTCACGCTGATCTCGCCGTTCGTCGGTCGTATCCTCGACTGGCACAAGGCCCAGCAGCCGGACGCCGACTTCAGCGGTGACAACGACCCCGGGGTACGCTCGGTCAAGGCGATCTATGAGCACTACAAGGGTCACGGCTACAAGACCATCGTGATGGGCGCCAGCTTTCGCAACAGCGGCGAGATCGAAGCCCTGGCGGGCTGCGACCGGCTGACCATCTCGCCCAAGCTGCTCGAGGAGCTGGCCGCCGACCGCGGGCCGCTGAGCCGCCGGCTGGTGCCCCTCGATGCCGAGACCTCGGCCCCCGAGCCCCACGACGAGGCGGAGTTCCGCTGGGCCATGAACGAAGACGCCATGGCCACCGAGAAGCTGGCCGAGGGGATCCGCAAGTTCATGGATGACCAGCGCAAGCTGGAGAAACTGCTGGGTGAGCTACGCTGCTGA
- a CDS encoding phosphate ABC transporter permease — MLPSPEQRERQRKRRAFKDHLSRYGIGIAGVGVVAALAMIFVYLFSEVAPLFRSATVDPQASYSVPGVEADDELVHLSLERYNQLGTSFSQLGNVTFFETEDGAIRTQFALPIPEQATTTAVATAVANANAVAYGFDNGQVSLGVLEYELSYPDNLRHIEPDLALPLGDEPITLDEQGRAIEVLGVQVSDRGTYIAAATEDGELLLASFERRENLMTGEVSIEQDTVTLPAFDGEPRQILIDGRFRHLYVGDDAGRVHHYDIGNLDSVDYLGAVQVTDQGQVTKMAYLNGTVSIIAGTSDGQVRQYFPVRQSGGQHSLEHIRDFARYQGAITHIEPEYNRHGFLVGDDQGYLGIHHTTAGQDVFQARMTEGPLSRVAVSPVNTMALIVDDQRQLQRAEVQNRHPDISLSSLWGKVWYEGRSEPRYIWQSTASTDAFEPKMSLMPLTVGTLKAAFYAMLFATPLALMGAVYTAYFMTPKLRGKVKPTIEIMEALPTVILGFLAGLWLAPFIEGSLPAVFSVLLLMPLAMLAFAYAWSRLPEGIRRLAPEGWEAALLVPVILLVGWFCVAMSPHLEIWLFDGNMRQWLTDIGIVYDQRNALVVGIAMGFAVIPTIFSIAEDAVFNVPRHLTQGSLALGATRWQTVLGVVLPTASPGMFSAVMMGFGRAVGETMIVLMATGNSPIMNFNIFEGMRTLSANIAVELTETAVGSSHFRVLFLAALVLLAMTFVVNTLAEIIRQRLRKRYSSL; from the coding sequence CTGCTGCCCTCACCCGAGCAGCGCGAGCGGCAGCGCAAGCGGCGCGCCTTCAAGGATCACTTGTCACGCTACGGCATCGGCATTGCCGGGGTCGGCGTGGTCGCCGCCCTGGCGATGATCTTCGTTTACCTGTTCTCCGAAGTGGCGCCGCTGTTCCGTTCCGCCACGGTCGACCCCCAGGCCAGCTACAGCGTGCCGGGTGTCGAAGCAGACGACGAACTGGTGCACCTGAGCCTGGAGCGCTACAACCAGCTGGGTACCAGCTTCTCCCAGCTTGGTAACGTCACCTTCTTCGAGACCGAGGACGGTGCCATCCGCACCCAGTTCGCGCTGCCGATCCCGGAGCAGGCGACCACCACGGCGGTGGCCACCGCCGTCGCCAATGCCAATGCGGTGGCCTACGGCTTCGATAACGGCCAGGTGTCGCTCGGGGTACTGGAGTACGAACTCTCCTATCCCGATAACCTGCGCCATATCGAGCCCGACCTGGCGCTGCCGCTGGGCGATGAGCCGATCACCCTCGACGAGCAGGGGCGTGCCATCGAGGTGCTCGGCGTGCAGGTCAGCGATCGCGGCACCTACATTGCCGCGGCCACCGAGGACGGCGAGCTGCTGCTGGCTTCGTTCGAGCGGCGCGAGAACCTGATGACCGGCGAGGTCAGTATCGAGCAGGACACGGTCACGCTGCCGGCCTTCGACGGCGAGCCGCGCCAGATCCTCATCGACGGCCGCTTCCGCCATCTCTACGTGGGCGATGACGCTGGCCGGGTCCACCACTACGACATCGGCAACCTCGACAGCGTCGACTACCTGGGTGCCGTGCAGGTCACCGACCAGGGCCAGGTCACCAAGATGGCCTATCTCAACGGCACGGTGTCGATCATTGCCGGGACCAGCGACGGCCAGGTGCGTCAATATTTTCCGGTGCGCCAGAGCGGCGGGCAGCACAGCCTCGAGCACATCCGCGACTTCGCCCGCTACCAGGGCGCCATTACCCATATCGAGCCGGAGTACAACCGCCACGGATTTCTGGTCGGCGACGACCAGGGCTACCTCGGTATCCACCACACCACCGCCGGGCAGGATGTCTTTCAGGCCCGCATGACCGAGGGGCCGCTGAGCCGGGTCGCGGTTTCACCGGTCAACACCATGGCGCTGATCGTCGATGACCAACGCCAGCTGCAGCGCGCCGAGGTGCAGAATCGCCACCCGGACATCTCGCTGTCGTCGCTGTGGGGCAAGGTCTGGTACGAGGGACGCAGCGAGCCGCGCTATATCTGGCAGTCGACCGCCTCCACCGATGCCTTCGAGCCCAAGATGAGCCTGATGCCGCTCACCGTCGGCACCCTCAAGGCGGCCTTCTACGCCATGCTGTTCGCCACCCCGCTGGCGCTGATGGGAGCGGTGTATACCGCCTACTTCATGACCCCCAAGCTGCGCGGCAAGGTCAAGCCGACCATCGAGATCATGGAGGCGCTGCCGACGGTGATCCTCGGCTTCCTCGCCGGTCTGTGGCTGGCGCCCTTCATCGAGGGCAGCCTGCCCGCGGTGTTCAGCGTGCTGCTGCTGATGCCGCTGGCGATGCTGGCCTTCGCCTACGCCTGGAGCCGACTGCCGGAGGGTATTCGTCGGCTGGCGCCGGAGGGCTGGGAAGCGGCGCTGCTGGTGCCGGTGATCCTGCTGGTGGGCTGGTTCTGCGTGGCGATGAGCCCGCACCTGGAGATCTGGCTGTTCGACGGCAACATGCGCCAGTGGTTGACCGACATCGGCATCGTCTACGACCAGCGCAACGCCCTGGTGGTAGGCATCGCCATGGGCTTTGCGGTGATCCCGACGATCTTCTCGATCGCAGAGGACGCGGTATTCAACGTACCGCGTCACCTGACCCAGGGCTCGCTGGCGCTGGGTGCCACCCGCTGGCAGACGGTGCTGGGCGTGGTGCTGCCCACCGCCAGCCCCGGGATGTTCTCGGCGGTGATGATGGGCTTCGGCCGTGCGGTGGGCGAGACCATGATCGTGCTGATGGCCACCGGCAACAGCCCGATCATGAACTTCAATATCTTCGAGGGCATGCGCACCCTGTCGGCGAATATCGCTGTCGAGCTGACCGAAACCGCGGTGGGCTCGAGCCACTTCCGGGTGCTGTTCCTCGCCGCCCTGGTCCTGCTGGCCATGACCTTCGTGGTCAACACCCTGGCCGAGATCATTCGCCAGCGCCTGCGCAAGCGCTACAGCAGCCTCTAA